From Polynucleobacter ibericus:
CCTCAGTTTTGAGGATGCCAAAGTAGAGATCCAGAAGATGGTGGTTGCGTCTGCCGCAGATGCTGCTACTGCTGAAAAGCTTGCGCAGTTCCATGATTTTATTGCCGCCTCAACGCGCGGCATTATCCGTTAACGGAATTGCCTTGCCAAAGTTAGCTTGTGTAGCTGGAGAACCCTCTGGTGACTTATTGGCTGCGCCAGTTCTGGGCGCGCTAAATCAAATACCGGATATGGCCGGGCTTGAGGTGTATGGCATTGGCGGTCCACGCATGCAGGCTGAAGGTATGCGCTCTGATTGGCCCATGGAAACTTTGAGTGTGCGTGGTTATGTGGAGGCCATAAAACAGCTTCCAGCGATTCTGAAGTTGCGTAAAGAGCTTATTCAAAATCTCCTTCATGAAGGCCGACCTGATGTCTATCTGGGTGTTGATGCACCTGACTTTAATTTGGGTGTTGAATTAGAGTTACGTAACGCAGGTATTCCGACTTTGCATTTAGTCTCACCCTCAATTTGGGCATGGCGCGCAGGGCGCATTAAGAAGATTTCCCAAGCAGTAGAGCGCATGCTCTGCATCTTCCCCTTTGAAACCGAAATCTATGACAAGGCTGGTGTTGCTTCTACCTATGTAGGACATCCATTGGCTAGTGAGATTCCGCTTGAGCCAAATACCTATCAAGCTAGAGAAAAATTAAGTCAGCATCTAAAAATGTCTGCTGCATCTTTGGATGGATTGGTAGTGGCGGTCTTACCTGGCAGTCGTGGCTCCGAGATTGAACTCATTGCCCCAGTCTTTTTTGAAACCATGCAGCTTCTATCTGAGAGATTAAAAGGTCAGAAGCTCCATTTTTTAATTCCGGTGGCAACCCCGCGATTACGTGAACCCCTTGAGCAACTATTACTCAAGGCTAAGAACATAAATCCAGAGATACAAATTCATTTGCTAGATGGTATGGCTGATGAAGTGCTTGAAGCAGCTGATGTTGTTCTTATTGCTAGCGGCACTGCAACTTTACAAGCAGCTTTATGGAAAAAGCCCATGGTGATTTCTTATAAGGTGCCTTGGTTGACAGCACAGATCATGAAGCGTCAGGGTTACTTACCTTATGTTGGCTTACCAAATATATTGTGCGGCGAGTTTGTTGTTCCCGAGCTGCTTCAGAATGATGCCACCCCTGAGAAGCTCGCTAATGCATTGCAAGAATGGCTAGACCATCCAGCTAAGGTTACTAAACTCAAAGAGCGTTTTGCGCAGATGCATGAAACTCTGCGTCGTCCTACTGGTTTATTGGTTGCGCAAGCAGTAGCACAAACGATTGCTAATCAACGCAAGAACAAAAGCAGCGTATGAACCACATCTGGGTCTGTGGAGTGGATGAGGCGGGGCGTGGCCCACTGGTTGGTGCAGTGGTGGCTGGTGCAGTAGTACTGGACCCCAATAATCCTATTGAGGGTCTGAAAGATTCCAAGAAGTTAACTGCTGCTCGCCGTGAATATCTCTATGAGCAGATCATGGAAAAGGCAAAAGCCTGGGGTGTAGGTGAAGCCAGTCCAGCAGAAATTGATGAGATCAATATTTTGCAGGCCACTATGTTGGCAATGCGTCGTGCTATTGAAGATCTCACTACTCGCTTAGGCACATGGCCTGATAAAGCTTTAATTGATGGTAATCGTTGTCCTGAGTTACCGATTGCTGCAGAAGCAATTATTAAAGGTGATGCTAAAGAGCCCGCAATTTCTGCTGCATCCATAATTGCTAAAGTAACTCGTGACCACCAAATGATGTCACTACATGAACGTCATCCTGAATATGGCTTTGCCCAGCACATGGGTTATCCGACTGAAGCCCATTTTGCGGCACTTCAACAATATGGCGCTTGCGATCAACATCGACGGAGCTTTTCACCGGTGCGTAAAGTGCTTGAGTCAAATACTAAATAAGTTATGAACTTTGATCTGATCACCTCTAAAGAAAATCCGCTGTTTAAGGAGATTCGCAATCTACAAGCCACAGGTGCTAAGGGGCAGAAGGCTAGGTTAGCGAGTGGACAGGCTTTGTTGGAAGGTATTCACCTTGTGCAGACTTGGGTAGGCGATCCTGCCTTAAAAATTCTACTGACTTCAGAGATTGGTTTGAAGAATGTAGAAATCTCCCAAGCCGTCTATGAGCACCTAGAAATTTGTCCTGAGACTAAAGTATTTCAGTTGGATAGTGCACTCTGGGATTTGCTGAGTGACTTAGTCAATGCTCCGCATCTTTCAGGTTTGCTAGATCTTCCTAAATCAACGATTACCCCACCGCAATCCATTGCAACCCTGGAAGGAGATGTGGTGATCTTGGACAGAGTGCAAGATGCAGGCAACGTTGGCTCCATCTTACGCACTGCGGCTGCGGCAGGCTTTACACAAGTGATTGCTTTATCAGGCTGTGCTCATCTATGGTCTACCAAGGTATTGCGTGCTGGTATGGGCGCTCACAAACTACTAGATTTATATGAAGGCTGGTCTAACCAACAAGTGTTGAGTGCAGTCACTGCGCAGCTATTGGCAGCTACGGCAGAGGCCGAGCAGGATCTCTATTCCCTAAAGAAAGAGCTACTCCAACCAGTTGCTTGGGTCATGGGTAGCGAGGGGCAGGGAGTCTCTGACGACCTGCTCGCGCAAGCAAAAGGGATATCAATTCCAATTGATCCGCGAGTCGAATCACTTAATGTCTCCACAGCCGCAGCTATCTGTCTGTTCGAGACCCAGCGGGTAAGGCGCTTTTAAATCCCCGCTTTAAACAATCTAACCCAGAATCGTTCTATCTGACTTAATTGCTTGCAGTACTGTAGTGGCGATCTCTTCAATCGATTTACTGGTGGTGAGTACCCAAGGAATAGACTGCTTTTTCATCATCGCCGTTGCTTCGTTAATCTCATAACGACAGTTTTCTAGCTTGGCGTAATTGCTGCCAGGTCTGCGTTCATTCCGAATCTCTGACAAACGTTCCGCGTCAATCATGAGGCCAAAGATTTTCTGGCGGAAGGGAACTAGATCTTTGGGCAGTTGACCTCTTTCGAAGTCTTCCGGAATGAGGGGATAGTTGGCAGCCTTTAATCCGTATTGCATGGCGAGGTAAAGACTGGTGGGTGTCTTGCCCACCCGGGAGATACCAATCAAGATAACGTCTGCTTCTGCCAAGTTTTGATTGGACTGACCATCATCATGGGCTAAGGAGTAGTTAATAGCCTCAATCCGGTTCTTATAGGCCTCGGTATCCGCATTGTGGTGGAGACGATTCATGGCATGGGTGGATTTCATGCCTAGCGCTTCCTCGAGAGGGGCTACGAAGGTCTGGAACATATCCAGAATCAGACCATTAGCCTTCCCAACAATGGCATTCAACTCAGAGTTCACCAAAGTGGTGAAAACTATCGGCTGCACCCCATATTTACTAGCCGCCTGGTTGATGCTGCTCACAGCATCATGGGCCTTATCTACGCTATCTACAAATGGCACCCTAATGTGCTTAAAAGTAGCCTCAAATTGGGCCAAAATCGACTGGCTGAAGTTCTCGGCGGTAATACCGGTACCGTCAGAGACAATAAAAACAATACGGGTTTCGTTAGACATGGATTTGGCTCAAAAGTCAGGGTCAGCACTACAATAGAATCATATTAAAGCATGCCCTATTGAGGGTGGCCGCTACACCAGTTTCCTTATCCTTAGAGAGTATTTTATGTCCAACCAACAGCAACAAAATAGCAATATGGCCGATGCCTACGTTTTGCCTTTTGAGCAACTTCGCATGACTGATGTCGAATCAGTCGGCGGTAAAAATGCTTCATTAGGGGAGATGATTTCTCAGTTAGCCTCCACTGGAGTGC
This genomic window contains:
- the lpxB gene encoding lipid-A-disaccharide synthase, producing MALPKLACVAGEPSGDLLAAPVLGALNQIPDMAGLEVYGIGGPRMQAEGMRSDWPMETLSVRGYVEAIKQLPAILKLRKELIQNLLHEGRPDVYLGVDAPDFNLGVELELRNAGIPTLHLVSPSIWAWRAGRIKKISQAVERMLCIFPFETEIYDKAGVASTYVGHPLASEIPLEPNTYQAREKLSQHLKMSAASLDGLVVAVLPGSRGSEIELIAPVFFETMQLLSERLKGQKLHFLIPVATPRLREPLEQLLLKAKNINPEIQIHLLDGMADEVLEAADVVLIASGTATLQAALWKKPMVISYKVPWLTAQIMKRQGYLPYVGLPNILCGEFVVPELLQNDATPEKLANALQEWLDHPAKVTKLKERFAQMHETLRRPTGLLVAQAVAQTIANQRKNKSSV
- the ppsR gene encoding posphoenolpyruvate synthetase regulatory kinase/phosphorylase PpsR; the protein is MSNETRIVFIVSDGTGITAENFSQSILAQFEATFKHIRVPFVDSVDKAHDAVSSINQAASKYGVQPIVFTTLVNSELNAIVGKANGLILDMFQTFVAPLEEALGMKSTHAMNRLHHNADTEAYKNRIEAINYSLAHDDGQSNQNLAEADVILIGISRVGKTPTSLYLAMQYGLKAANYPLIPEDFERGQLPKDLVPFRQKIFGLMIDAERLSEIRNERRPGSNYAKLENCRYEINEATAMMKKQSIPWVLTTSKSIEEIATTVLQAIKSDRTILG
- the rnhB gene encoding ribonuclease HII — its product is MNHIWVCGVDEAGRGPLVGAVVAGAVVLDPNNPIEGLKDSKKLTAARREYLYEQIMEKAKAWGVGEASPAEIDEINILQATMLAMRRAIEDLTTRLGTWPDKALIDGNRCPELPIAAEAIIKGDAKEPAISAASIIAKVTRDHQMMSLHERHPEYGFAQHMGYPTEAHFAALQQYGACDQHRRSFSPVRKVLESNTK
- a CDS encoding TrmH family RNA methyltransferase, whose amino-acid sequence is MNFDLITSKENPLFKEIRNLQATGAKGQKARLASGQALLEGIHLVQTWVGDPALKILLTSEIGLKNVEISQAVYEHLEICPETKVFQLDSALWDLLSDLVNAPHLSGLLDLPKSTITPPQSIATLEGDVVILDRVQDAGNVGSILRTAAAAGFTQVIALSGCAHLWSTKVLRAGMGAHKLLDLYEGWSNQQVLSAVTAQLLAATAEAEQDLYSLKKELLQPVAWVMGSEGQGVSDDLLAQAKGISIPIDPRVESLNVSTAAAICLFETQRVRRF